From the genome of Nasonia vitripennis strain AsymCx chromosome 1, Nvit_psr_1.1, whole genome shotgun sequence, one region includes:
- the LOC100114841 gene encoding glucose transporter type 1 isoform X7: MSEQRSFRPINQLWGGAASTDADSECLYEEISGPSAEDSASSVCVHPAQAAAAAAQQRSVRRSRKLEQHASRPKRSAEASADHHHHQQPRHRAQSSQQQHALRPSSINYQGEIGGLEARQRQASTFKLTRGRSAAARYLQTTTTTTTTTHYQQPPGFGGPPSLAGAASHSTAPRIPRHGVRPARHHFGPRGSFSNETQEEVQEEDEATLRELLISLQKQVSVMSMNLSAKLDELQRGDRQLETTVALCEIRTQLQELTKSVESCQSEVSEVKRDMVAIKHELDTVQQVKEEIEELRSYVDRLEESSHRRKLRLLEQIFSFISCGLTFFLSYAILAAVLGMLQFGYNTGVINAPEKNIEYFMKDVYKDRYGEDISEDSVQRLYSLAVSIFAIGGMLGGFSGGIIANRFGRKGGLLLNNVVGILGACLMGCTKIAHSYEMLFVGRFVIGVNCGLNTSLVPMYISEIAPLNLRGGLGTVNQLAVTIGLLVSQVLGIEQILGTNDGWPVLLGLAICPAVLQLLLLPFCPESPRYLLITKKWEEEARKALRKLRASNQVDEDIEEMKAEEHAQQAEATISMSELICSPTLRSPLIIGVVMQLSQQLSGINAVFYYSTDLFTTSGLPHERAKFATIGIGIIMVIMTLVSIPLMDRTGRRTLHLYGLGGMFIFSIFITISFLIKEFFGYVQEMIDWMSYLAVVSILGFVVFFAVGPGSIPWMITAELFSQGPRPAAMSIAVLVNWIANFLVGICFPSMKNHLENYTFLPFSAFLAVFWIFTYKRVPETKNKTFEEILALFRHGNGRSSVRDSIVYGSMLNCVNALEGHIPPPESAALMVAEEKPRPDTYFPSTFESNPK, translated from the exons ATGTCCGAGCAGCGCAGCTTCAGGCCAATAAACCAGCTGTGGGGAGGCGCTGCATCGACGGACGCAGACTCGGAGTGCCTGTACGAGGAGATAAGCGGCCCCTCGGCCGAGGACTCGGCTTCCTCCGTCTGCGTGCATCCGGCCCAGGCGGCAGCCGCAGCGGCCCAGCAGCGCAGCGTCAGGCGCAGCCGGAAACTGGAGCAACACGCCAGCAGGCCGAAGCGCTCAGCAGAGGCCTCAGCCGATCACCACCATCATCAGCAGCCGCGGCATCGCGCACAGAG cagccagcagcagcatgcGCTGCGACCCAGCAGCATCAATTACCAGGGCGAGATCGGTGGTCTCGAGGCTCGTCAAAGACAGGCGTCAACGTTCAAGCTGACGAGGGGGCGCTCCGCGGCAGCTCGCTACCTCCagaccacgacgacgacgaccacgACCACGCATTACCAGCAGCCTCCGGGCTTCGGCGGCCCGCCCAGCCTCGCCGGAGCCGCTAGCCATTCGACGGCGCCGCGCATACCCCGTCACGGCGTCAGGCCGGCACGACACCACTTCGGACCACGCGGATCCTTCAGTAATGAGACGCAGGAAGAGGTACAGGAGGAAGACGAGGCTACTCTCAGAGAGCTGCTAATAAG TCTGCAGAAGCAGGTGAGCGTGATGAGCATGAACCTGAGCGCGAAGCTGGACGAGCTGCAGCGCGGCGACCGCCAACTCGAGACGACCGTCGCGCTCTGCGAGATCCGCACGCAGCTCCAGGAGCTCACCAAGAGCGTCGAATCCTGCCAGAGCGAGGTCAGCGAGGTCAAGCGGGACATGGTGGCTATCAAG CACGAGTTGGATACCGTTCAGCAAGTGAAGGAAGAAATAGAGGAACTGCGGTCGTACGTGGATCGACTGGAGGAAAGCTCGCACCGAAGGAAACTTAGGCTTCTAGAGCAG attttttcatttatttcttGT GGGTTGACGTTCTTCCTGTCGTATGCGATACTGGCAGCAGTCCTGGGAATGCTGCAGTTCGGATATAACACTGGAGTTATAAATGCGCCAGAAAag AACATCGAATACTTCATGAAAGATGTGTACAAGGATCGATATGGCGAGGACATTTCCGAAGACTCGGTGCAGAGGCTATACTCGCTGGCAGTCAGCATATTCGCAATCGGAGGAATGCTCGGGGGCTTCAGTGGAGGGATCATTGCCAACAGATTTGGCAG GAAGGGCGGACTGCTGCTGAACAACGTTGTGGGTATCCTGGGTGCCTGCCTGATGGGCTGCACTAAGATCGCCCACTCGTACGAGATGCTGTTCGTGGGGCGTTTCGTCATCGGCGTTAACTGCGGCCTCAACACGTCCCTCGTGCCCATGTACATATCGGAGATAGCGCCGCTAAATCTGCGCGGCGGCCTTGGCACGGTCAATCAGCTCGCGGTCACCATCGGCCTACTCGTCTCCCAGGTCCTCGGCATCGAGCAGATCCTCGGCACCAACGACGGCTGGCCCGTGCTGCTCGGCCTCGCCATCTGTCCGGCTgtgctgcagctgctgctgctgcccttCTGCCCCGAGTCGCCTAG GTATTTGCTCATTACGAAGAAGTGGGAGGAGGAGGCGCGCAAGGCTCTGAGGAAGTTGCGGGCGAGCAATCAGGTGGACGAGGACATAGAGGAGATGAAGGCCGAGGAGCATGCCCAGCAGGCAGAGGCCACCATCTCCATGTCCGAGCTCATCTGCAGCCCGACCCTGAGGTCACCCCTCATCATTGGCGTCGTCATGCAGCTGTCGCAGCAGCTCTCCGGTATCAACGCT GTTTTCTACTACTCGACGGACCTGTTCACGACGTCGGGCCTGCCGCACGAGCGCGCCAAGTTCGCGACAATCGGCATCGGCATCATCATGGTCATCATGACCCTCGTCTCCATTCCACTGATGGACCGCACCGGCAGGCGGACTCTGCACCTCTACGGCCTCGGCGGCATGTTTATCTTTTCCATATTCATCACTATTTCGTTCCTTATAAAG GAGTTTTTTGGTTACGTACAGGAAATGATAGACTGGATGTCGTACCTGGCGGTCGTCTCGATCCTCGGCTTCGTCGTGTTCTTCGCGGTGGGGCCGGGCTCGATACCCTGGATGATTACGGCCGAGCTGTTTTCCCAGGGCCCGAGGCCTGCAGCCATGTCCATAGCGGTCCTCGTCAATTGGATAGCCAACTTCCTCGTTGGAATTTGCTTCCCAAGCATGAAG AACCACCTCGAAAATTACACGTTCCTACCGTTCAGTGCATTCCTAGCGGTCTTTTGGATCTTCACGTACAAGAGGGTCCCCGAAACCAAGAATAAGACCTTCGAAGAGATTCTAGCATTGTTCAGGCATGGTAATGGCAG
- the LOC100114841 gene encoding glucose transporter type 1 isoform X5: protein MSEQRSFRPINQLWGGAASTDADSECLYEEISGPSAEDSASSVCVHPAQAAAAAAQQRSVRRSRKLEQHASRPKRSAEASADHHHHQQPRHRAQSSQQQHALRPSSINYQGEIGGLEARQRQASTFKLTRGRSAAARYLQTTTTTTTTTHYQQPPGFGGPPSLAGAASHSTAPRIPRHGVRPARHHFGPRGSFSNETQEEVQEEDEATLRELLISLQKQVSVMSMNLSAKLDELQRGDRQLETTVALCEIRTQLQELTKSVESCQSEVSEVKRDMVAIKHELDTVQQVKEEIEELRSYVDRLEESSHRRKLRLLEQGLTFFLSYAILAAVLGMLQFGYNTGVINAPEKNIEYFMKDVYKDRYGEDISEDSVQRLYSLAVSIFAIGGMLGGFSGGIIANRFGRKGGLLLNNVVGILGACLMGCTKIAHSYEMLFVGRFVIGVNCGLNTSLVPMYISEIAPLNLRGGLGTVNQLAVTIGLLVSQVLGIEQILGTNDGWPVLLGLAICPAVLQLLLLPFCPESPRYLLITKKWEEEARKALRKLRASNQVDEDIEEMKAEEHAQQAEATISMSELICSPTLRSPLIIGVVMQLSQQLSGINAVFYYSTDLFTTSGLPHERAKFATIGIGIIMVIMTLVSIPLMDRTGRRTLHLYGLGGMFIFSIFITISFLIKEMIDWMSYLAVVSILGFVVFFAVGPGSIPWMITAELFSQGPRPAAMSIAVLVNWIANFLVGICFPSMKNHLENYTFLPFSAFLAVFWIFTYKRVPETKNKTFEEILALFRHGNGRSSVRDSIVYGSMLNCVNALEGHIPPPESAALMVAEEKPRPDTFVFPAGSERCSGDARPAQPERPPPPLPPPRFPNSAV from the exons ATGTCCGAGCAGCGCAGCTTCAGGCCAATAAACCAGCTGTGGGGAGGCGCTGCATCGACGGACGCAGACTCGGAGTGCCTGTACGAGGAGATAAGCGGCCCCTCGGCCGAGGACTCGGCTTCCTCCGTCTGCGTGCATCCGGCCCAGGCGGCAGCCGCAGCGGCCCAGCAGCGCAGCGTCAGGCGCAGCCGGAAACTGGAGCAACACGCCAGCAGGCCGAAGCGCTCAGCAGAGGCCTCAGCCGATCACCACCATCATCAGCAGCCGCGGCATCGCGCACAGAG cagccagcagcagcatgcGCTGCGACCCAGCAGCATCAATTACCAGGGCGAGATCGGTGGTCTCGAGGCTCGTCAAAGACAGGCGTCAACGTTCAAGCTGACGAGGGGGCGCTCCGCGGCAGCTCGCTACCTCCagaccacgacgacgacgaccacgACCACGCATTACCAGCAGCCTCCGGGCTTCGGCGGCCCGCCCAGCCTCGCCGGAGCCGCTAGCCATTCGACGGCGCCGCGCATACCCCGTCACGGCGTCAGGCCGGCACGACACCACTTCGGACCACGCGGATCCTTCAGTAATGAGACGCAGGAAGAGGTACAGGAGGAAGACGAGGCTACTCTCAGAGAGCTGCTAATAAG TCTGCAGAAGCAGGTGAGCGTGATGAGCATGAACCTGAGCGCGAAGCTGGACGAGCTGCAGCGCGGCGACCGCCAACTCGAGACGACCGTCGCGCTCTGCGAGATCCGCACGCAGCTCCAGGAGCTCACCAAGAGCGTCGAATCCTGCCAGAGCGAGGTCAGCGAGGTCAAGCGGGACATGGTGGCTATCAAG CACGAGTTGGATACCGTTCAGCAAGTGAAGGAAGAAATAGAGGAACTGCGGTCGTACGTGGATCGACTGGAGGAAAGCTCGCACCGAAGGAAACTTAGGCTTCTAGAGCAG GGGTTGACGTTCTTCCTGTCGTATGCGATACTGGCAGCAGTCCTGGGAATGCTGCAGTTCGGATATAACACTGGAGTTATAAATGCGCCAGAAAag AACATCGAATACTTCATGAAAGATGTGTACAAGGATCGATATGGCGAGGACATTTCCGAAGACTCGGTGCAGAGGCTATACTCGCTGGCAGTCAGCATATTCGCAATCGGAGGAATGCTCGGGGGCTTCAGTGGAGGGATCATTGCCAACAGATTTGGCAG GAAGGGCGGACTGCTGCTGAACAACGTTGTGGGTATCCTGGGTGCCTGCCTGATGGGCTGCACTAAGATCGCCCACTCGTACGAGATGCTGTTCGTGGGGCGTTTCGTCATCGGCGTTAACTGCGGCCTCAACACGTCCCTCGTGCCCATGTACATATCGGAGATAGCGCCGCTAAATCTGCGCGGCGGCCTTGGCACGGTCAATCAGCTCGCGGTCACCATCGGCCTACTCGTCTCCCAGGTCCTCGGCATCGAGCAGATCCTCGGCACCAACGACGGCTGGCCCGTGCTGCTCGGCCTCGCCATCTGTCCGGCTgtgctgcagctgctgctgctgcccttCTGCCCCGAGTCGCCTAG GTATTTGCTCATTACGAAGAAGTGGGAGGAGGAGGCGCGCAAGGCTCTGAGGAAGTTGCGGGCGAGCAATCAGGTGGACGAGGACATAGAGGAGATGAAGGCCGAGGAGCATGCCCAGCAGGCAGAGGCCACCATCTCCATGTCCGAGCTCATCTGCAGCCCGACCCTGAGGTCACCCCTCATCATTGGCGTCGTCATGCAGCTGTCGCAGCAGCTCTCCGGTATCAACGCT GTTTTCTACTACTCGACGGACCTGTTCACGACGTCGGGCCTGCCGCACGAGCGCGCCAAGTTCGCGACAATCGGCATCGGCATCATCATGGTCATCATGACCCTCGTCTCCATTCCACTGATGGACCGCACCGGCAGGCGGACTCTGCACCTCTACGGCCTCGGCGGCATGTTTATCTTTTCCATATTCATCACTATTTCGTTCCTTATAAAG GAAATGATAGACTGGATGTCGTACCTGGCGGTCGTCTCGATCCTCGGCTTCGTCGTGTTCTTCGCGGTGGGGCCGGGCTCGATACCCTGGATGATTACGGCCGAGCTGTTTTCCCAGGGCCCGAGGCCTGCAGCCATGTCCATAGCGGTCCTCGTCAATTGGATAGCCAACTTCCTCGTTGGAATTTGCTTCCCAAGCATGAAG AACCACCTCGAAAATTACACGTTCCTACCGTTCAGTGCATTCCTAGCGGTCTTTTGGATCTTCACGTACAAGAGGGTCCCCGAAACCAAGAATAAGACCTTCGAAGAGATTCTAGCATTGTTCAGGCATGGTAATGGCAG
- the LOC100114841 gene encoding glucose transporter type 1 isoform X6, protein MSEQRSFRPINQLWGGAASTDADSECLYEEISGPSAEDSASSVCVHPAQAAAAAAQQRSVRRSRKLEQHASRPKRSAEASADHHHHQQPRHRAQSQQQHALRPSSINYQGEIGGLEARQRQASTFKLTRGRSAAARYLQTTTTTTTTTHYQQPPGFGGPPSLAGAASHSTAPRIPRHGVRPARHHFGPRGSFSNETQEEVQEEDEATLRELLISLQKQVSVMSMNLSAKLDELQRGDRQLETTVALCEIRTQLQELTKSVESCQSEVSEVKRDMVAIKHELDTVQQVKEEIEELRSYVDRLEESSHRRKLRLLEQGLTFFLSYAILAAVLGMLQFGYNTGVINAPEKNIEYFMKDVYKDRYGEDISEDSVQRLYSLAVSIFAIGGMLGGFSGGIIANRFGRKGGLLLNNVVGILGACLMGCTKIAHSYEMLFVGRFVIGVNCGLNTSLVPMYISEIAPLNLRGGLGTVNQLAVTIGLLVSQVLGIEQILGTNDGWPVLLGLAICPAVLQLLLLPFCPESPRYLLITKKWEEEARKALRKLRASNQVDEDIEEMKAEEHAQQAEATISMSELICSPTLRSPLIIGVVMQLSQQLSGINAVFYYSTDLFTTSGLPHERAKFATIGIGIIMVIMTLVSIPLMDRTGRRTLHLYGLGGMFIFSIFITISFLIKEMIDWMSYLAVVSILGFVVFFAVGPGSIPWMITAELFSQGPRPAAMSIAVLVNWIANFLVGICFPSMKNHLENYTFLPFSAFLAVFWIFTYKRVPETKNKTFEEILALFRHGNGRSSVRDSIVYGSMLNCVNALEGHIPPPESAALMVAEEKPRPDTFVFPAGSERCSGDARPAQPERPPPPLPPPRFPNSAV, encoded by the exons ATGTCCGAGCAGCGCAGCTTCAGGCCAATAAACCAGCTGTGGGGAGGCGCTGCATCGACGGACGCAGACTCGGAGTGCCTGTACGAGGAGATAAGCGGCCCCTCGGCCGAGGACTCGGCTTCCTCCGTCTGCGTGCATCCGGCCCAGGCGGCAGCCGCAGCGGCCCAGCAGCGCAGCGTCAGGCGCAGCCGGAAACTGGAGCAACACGCCAGCAGGCCGAAGCGCTCAGCAGAGGCCTCAGCCGATCACCACCATCATCAGCAGCCGCGGCATCGCGCACAGAG ccagcagcagcatgcGCTGCGACCCAGCAGCATCAATTACCAGGGCGAGATCGGTGGTCTCGAGGCTCGTCAAAGACAGGCGTCAACGTTCAAGCTGACGAGGGGGCGCTCCGCGGCAGCTCGCTACCTCCagaccacgacgacgacgaccacgACCACGCATTACCAGCAGCCTCCGGGCTTCGGCGGCCCGCCCAGCCTCGCCGGAGCCGCTAGCCATTCGACGGCGCCGCGCATACCCCGTCACGGCGTCAGGCCGGCACGACACCACTTCGGACCACGCGGATCCTTCAGTAATGAGACGCAGGAAGAGGTACAGGAGGAAGACGAGGCTACTCTCAGAGAGCTGCTAATAAG TCTGCAGAAGCAGGTGAGCGTGATGAGCATGAACCTGAGCGCGAAGCTGGACGAGCTGCAGCGCGGCGACCGCCAACTCGAGACGACCGTCGCGCTCTGCGAGATCCGCACGCAGCTCCAGGAGCTCACCAAGAGCGTCGAATCCTGCCAGAGCGAGGTCAGCGAGGTCAAGCGGGACATGGTGGCTATCAAG CACGAGTTGGATACCGTTCAGCAAGTGAAGGAAGAAATAGAGGAACTGCGGTCGTACGTGGATCGACTGGAGGAAAGCTCGCACCGAAGGAAACTTAGGCTTCTAGAGCAG GGGTTGACGTTCTTCCTGTCGTATGCGATACTGGCAGCAGTCCTGGGAATGCTGCAGTTCGGATATAACACTGGAGTTATAAATGCGCCAGAAAag AACATCGAATACTTCATGAAAGATGTGTACAAGGATCGATATGGCGAGGACATTTCCGAAGACTCGGTGCAGAGGCTATACTCGCTGGCAGTCAGCATATTCGCAATCGGAGGAATGCTCGGGGGCTTCAGTGGAGGGATCATTGCCAACAGATTTGGCAG GAAGGGCGGACTGCTGCTGAACAACGTTGTGGGTATCCTGGGTGCCTGCCTGATGGGCTGCACTAAGATCGCCCACTCGTACGAGATGCTGTTCGTGGGGCGTTTCGTCATCGGCGTTAACTGCGGCCTCAACACGTCCCTCGTGCCCATGTACATATCGGAGATAGCGCCGCTAAATCTGCGCGGCGGCCTTGGCACGGTCAATCAGCTCGCGGTCACCATCGGCCTACTCGTCTCCCAGGTCCTCGGCATCGAGCAGATCCTCGGCACCAACGACGGCTGGCCCGTGCTGCTCGGCCTCGCCATCTGTCCGGCTgtgctgcagctgctgctgctgcccttCTGCCCCGAGTCGCCTAG GTATTTGCTCATTACGAAGAAGTGGGAGGAGGAGGCGCGCAAGGCTCTGAGGAAGTTGCGGGCGAGCAATCAGGTGGACGAGGACATAGAGGAGATGAAGGCCGAGGAGCATGCCCAGCAGGCAGAGGCCACCATCTCCATGTCCGAGCTCATCTGCAGCCCGACCCTGAGGTCACCCCTCATCATTGGCGTCGTCATGCAGCTGTCGCAGCAGCTCTCCGGTATCAACGCT GTTTTCTACTACTCGACGGACCTGTTCACGACGTCGGGCCTGCCGCACGAGCGCGCCAAGTTCGCGACAATCGGCATCGGCATCATCATGGTCATCATGACCCTCGTCTCCATTCCACTGATGGACCGCACCGGCAGGCGGACTCTGCACCTCTACGGCCTCGGCGGCATGTTTATCTTTTCCATATTCATCACTATTTCGTTCCTTATAAAG GAAATGATAGACTGGATGTCGTACCTGGCGGTCGTCTCGATCCTCGGCTTCGTCGTGTTCTTCGCGGTGGGGCCGGGCTCGATACCCTGGATGATTACGGCCGAGCTGTTTTCCCAGGGCCCGAGGCCTGCAGCCATGTCCATAGCGGTCCTCGTCAATTGGATAGCCAACTTCCTCGTTGGAATTTGCTTCCCAAGCATGAAG AACCACCTCGAAAATTACACGTTCCTACCGTTCAGTGCATTCCTAGCGGTCTTTTGGATCTTCACGTACAAGAGGGTCCCCGAAACCAAGAATAAGACCTTCGAAGAGATTCTAGCATTGTTCAGGCATGGTAATGGCAG
- the LOC100114841 gene encoding glucose transporter type 1 isoform X1, with the protein MSEQRSFRPINQLWGGAASTDADSECLYEEISGPSAEDSASSVCVHPAQAAAAAAQQRSVRRSRKLEQHASRPKRSAEASADHHHHQQPRHRAQSSQQQHALRPSSINYQGEIGGLEARQRQASTFKLTRGRSAAARYLQTTTTTTTTTHYQQPPGFGGPPSLAGAASHSTAPRIPRHGVRPARHHFGPRGSFSNETQEEVQEEDEATLRELLISLQKQVSVMSMNLSAKLDELQRGDRQLETTVALCEIRTQLQELTKSVESCQSEVSEVKRDMVAIKHELDTVQQVKEEIEELRSYVDRLEESSHRRKLRLLEQIFSFISCGLTFFLSYAILAAVLGMLQFGYNTGVINAPEKNIEYFMKDVYKDRYGEDISEDSVQRLYSLAVSIFAIGGMLGGFSGGIIANRFGRKGGLLLNNVVGILGACLMGCTKIAHSYEMLFVGRFVIGVNCGLNTSLVPMYISEIAPLNLRGGLGTVNQLAVTIGLLVSQVLGIEQILGTNDGWPVLLGLAICPAVLQLLLLPFCPESPRYLLITKKWEEEARKALRKLRASNQVDEDIEEMKAEEHAQQAEATISMSELICSPTLRSPLIIGVVMQLSQQLSGINAVFYYSTDLFTTSGLPHERAKFATIGIGIIMVIMTLVSIPLMDRTGRRTLHLYGLGGMFIFSIFITISFLIKEFFGYVQEMIDWMSYLAVVSILGFVVFFAVGPGSIPWMITAELFSQGPRPAAMSIAVLVNWIANFLVGICFPSMKNHLENYTFLPFSAFLAVFWIFTYKRVPETKNKTFEEILALFRHGNGRSSVRDSIVYGSMLNCVNALEGHIPPPESAALMVAEEKPRPDTFVFPAGSERCSGDARPAQPERPPPPLPPPRFPNSAV; encoded by the exons ATGTCCGAGCAGCGCAGCTTCAGGCCAATAAACCAGCTGTGGGGAGGCGCTGCATCGACGGACGCAGACTCGGAGTGCCTGTACGAGGAGATAAGCGGCCCCTCGGCCGAGGACTCGGCTTCCTCCGTCTGCGTGCATCCGGCCCAGGCGGCAGCCGCAGCGGCCCAGCAGCGCAGCGTCAGGCGCAGCCGGAAACTGGAGCAACACGCCAGCAGGCCGAAGCGCTCAGCAGAGGCCTCAGCCGATCACCACCATCATCAGCAGCCGCGGCATCGCGCACAGAG cagccagcagcagcatgcGCTGCGACCCAGCAGCATCAATTACCAGGGCGAGATCGGTGGTCTCGAGGCTCGTCAAAGACAGGCGTCAACGTTCAAGCTGACGAGGGGGCGCTCCGCGGCAGCTCGCTACCTCCagaccacgacgacgacgaccacgACCACGCATTACCAGCAGCCTCCGGGCTTCGGCGGCCCGCCCAGCCTCGCCGGAGCCGCTAGCCATTCGACGGCGCCGCGCATACCCCGTCACGGCGTCAGGCCGGCACGACACCACTTCGGACCACGCGGATCCTTCAGTAATGAGACGCAGGAAGAGGTACAGGAGGAAGACGAGGCTACTCTCAGAGAGCTGCTAATAAG TCTGCAGAAGCAGGTGAGCGTGATGAGCATGAACCTGAGCGCGAAGCTGGACGAGCTGCAGCGCGGCGACCGCCAACTCGAGACGACCGTCGCGCTCTGCGAGATCCGCACGCAGCTCCAGGAGCTCACCAAGAGCGTCGAATCCTGCCAGAGCGAGGTCAGCGAGGTCAAGCGGGACATGGTGGCTATCAAG CACGAGTTGGATACCGTTCAGCAAGTGAAGGAAGAAATAGAGGAACTGCGGTCGTACGTGGATCGACTGGAGGAAAGCTCGCACCGAAGGAAACTTAGGCTTCTAGAGCAG attttttcatttatttcttGT GGGTTGACGTTCTTCCTGTCGTATGCGATACTGGCAGCAGTCCTGGGAATGCTGCAGTTCGGATATAACACTGGAGTTATAAATGCGCCAGAAAag AACATCGAATACTTCATGAAAGATGTGTACAAGGATCGATATGGCGAGGACATTTCCGAAGACTCGGTGCAGAGGCTATACTCGCTGGCAGTCAGCATATTCGCAATCGGAGGAATGCTCGGGGGCTTCAGTGGAGGGATCATTGCCAACAGATTTGGCAG GAAGGGCGGACTGCTGCTGAACAACGTTGTGGGTATCCTGGGTGCCTGCCTGATGGGCTGCACTAAGATCGCCCACTCGTACGAGATGCTGTTCGTGGGGCGTTTCGTCATCGGCGTTAACTGCGGCCTCAACACGTCCCTCGTGCCCATGTACATATCGGAGATAGCGCCGCTAAATCTGCGCGGCGGCCTTGGCACGGTCAATCAGCTCGCGGTCACCATCGGCCTACTCGTCTCCCAGGTCCTCGGCATCGAGCAGATCCTCGGCACCAACGACGGCTGGCCCGTGCTGCTCGGCCTCGCCATCTGTCCGGCTgtgctgcagctgctgctgctgcccttCTGCCCCGAGTCGCCTAG GTATTTGCTCATTACGAAGAAGTGGGAGGAGGAGGCGCGCAAGGCTCTGAGGAAGTTGCGGGCGAGCAATCAGGTGGACGAGGACATAGAGGAGATGAAGGCCGAGGAGCATGCCCAGCAGGCAGAGGCCACCATCTCCATGTCCGAGCTCATCTGCAGCCCGACCCTGAGGTCACCCCTCATCATTGGCGTCGTCATGCAGCTGTCGCAGCAGCTCTCCGGTATCAACGCT GTTTTCTACTACTCGACGGACCTGTTCACGACGTCGGGCCTGCCGCACGAGCGCGCCAAGTTCGCGACAATCGGCATCGGCATCATCATGGTCATCATGACCCTCGTCTCCATTCCACTGATGGACCGCACCGGCAGGCGGACTCTGCACCTCTACGGCCTCGGCGGCATGTTTATCTTTTCCATATTCATCACTATTTCGTTCCTTATAAAG GAGTTTTTTGGTTACGTACAGGAAATGATAGACTGGATGTCGTACCTGGCGGTCGTCTCGATCCTCGGCTTCGTCGTGTTCTTCGCGGTGGGGCCGGGCTCGATACCCTGGATGATTACGGCCGAGCTGTTTTCCCAGGGCCCGAGGCCTGCAGCCATGTCCATAGCGGTCCTCGTCAATTGGATAGCCAACTTCCTCGTTGGAATTTGCTTCCCAAGCATGAAG AACCACCTCGAAAATTACACGTTCCTACCGTTCAGTGCATTCCTAGCGGTCTTTTGGATCTTCACGTACAAGAGGGTCCCCGAAACCAAGAATAAGACCTTCGAAGAGATTCTAGCATTGTTCAGGCATGGTAATGGCAG